In Idiomarina sp. PL1-037, a single genomic region encodes these proteins:
- the rppH gene encoding RNA pyrophosphohydrolase has protein sequence MIDAEGFRANVGIVICNGHGQVFWARRINQQSWQFPQGGIHEGETPEQAMYRELYEEVGLKPEQVEILYTSRQWLRYRLPKRLIRREQRPMCVGQKQKWFLLRLKCREEDVDVLHSGHPEFDGWRWVSYWYPVRQVVSFKRDVYRRVMKEFATQAMPFRASGGRQHRRKR, from the coding sequence GTGATAGATGCAGAAGGGTTCCGGGCAAACGTAGGAATCGTCATCTGTAACGGGCATGGGCAGGTATTTTGGGCTCGTCGAATTAACCAGCAAAGCTGGCAGTTTCCGCAAGGAGGAATTCACGAAGGCGAGACCCCTGAACAGGCAATGTACCGCGAACTCTACGAAGAGGTCGGGTTAAAGCCAGAGCAGGTTGAAATTCTGTACACCAGCCGTCAATGGTTGCGTTATCGCTTGCCAAAGCGCTTAATTCGACGTGAACAACGGCCCATGTGTGTTGGACAAAAGCAAAAGTGGTTTTTGTTACGGCTAAAATGCCGTGAAGAAGACGTAGATGTTTTACATTCAGGCCACCCTGAATTTGATGGCTGGCGCTGGGTCAGTTATTGGTACCCGGTACGGCAGGTCGTATCCTTCAAGCGCGATGTTTACCGTCGGGTGATGAAAGAGTTTGCCACTCAGGCGATGCCATTTCGAGCTTCGGGAGGGCGTCAGCACAGGCGCAAACGTTAA